Part of the Bacillus sp. THAF10 genome is shown below.
GAAAGCTGTTTTCGTAAACTTTGTTGATGCTGCGTATAGTTAAGCAATACGTAAGAGAGCTTTTAATAAAGAAAAAATGCCATTTCCAAATAGGGAAAACGGCATTTTTTTTATGAAACATTACTTACAGCTCATCAAAACCATTATCTACAACGTTTACTTTGGTGTATTGGCGAGATTTTTGTTCGAAAAAGTCTGATTTGCCAAGATCCACTTCCTCATATGCCTTAATCCATTTTAATGGATTTGTCCGGTAGCCTTCAAAAGGGCGGTTGAAGCCTAGTTGATGACAACGAACATTAGCGTAAAATTTAATATATGCTTCTACGTCCTCTAAATCAATACCGACAAATTCATTTCCAATGACGTGTCTTGCCCAATCGATTTCCATCATAGCAGCTTGTGTAAAGGAGCTTTCCACAAATTTAGAGAGCTCATCTGTTTGGTATTCGGGATATTCTGTTAAAATTTCTTGAAATATTTTCACGAATAAATCGACATGGATCTGTTCATCTCGATTAATATAATTAATCATGGTGCTTGATGCAACCATCTTTTGATTTCTGGCAAGATGATAAAAAAAGGCAAACCCTGAATAAAAGAAGAGACCTTCTAAAATTACATCATATACAATGGAATGCAATAAATTCTCCACAGTCGGATTTTCAGCAAAATCCCGATATCCATCTGTAATAAAGTCATTTCTTTTGCGCAGGATTGGTTCTGTTCGCCAGTATTCAAACACTTCCTCTTGTTTAGAGCGGCTAACTAGACTGGACAATACATAAGAATAGGAATGGTTATGTACCACCTCTTGCTGAGCAAGCATAATCATTAAAGCATTTAAGCTCGAATCAGTTAGGTAATCAGCAACCTTTCCTGCATAGTCGGTTTGAATACTGTCAAGCAGAGAGAGGAGGCCGATGATTTTTAAAAAGGTATCCTGCTCTTTTGAAGAAAGCTCAGGAAATTGCTTAATATCTTGTGCCATATTTATTTCAAATGGTGACCAAAAGTTTGCAAGCATTTTTTTGTATTTTGGGTAAGCCCATGAGAATCTTACATCATCCCAATTTAATACGTTGGAGCTTTTCCCATTTATGATCCCTGTGGACCTGTTCGGTGCTTTCGCATCCATAATAGACCTTGTTAAAAGCTGATCGCTCATCGTTCATTCCTCCTTGTTAGCTGGCACATGATTCACATTCTTCTACTTCTGTAGAGGTAGAGCGCACATAGTAGGTCGTCTTCAAGCCTTGCTTCCACGCATCAATGTGCAAATCCAGCAATGCTTTAGCTTTAATCGTGTTAGAAACATAAAGGTTAAAAGAAACAGCCTGGTCAATATGCTTTTGACGTGCTGCATTTTGTGCAATGCTCCAATGTTGATCGATATGATAGGCTGATTTATAAAACCATGTTGTTTCGGAATTTAAGTCTGGTGCTGTTACTGGAATCTTGTAATCCTTTTTTTCCTCTGAATAAACCTTACGGAAAATCGGATCAATGCTTGCCGTACTACCCGCAATGATGGAAGTAGTAGCATTAGGGGCAACTGCCATTAAATACGCATTTCTGATGCCGCTTGTAGCTACTTTTCTTTTAAGTTTTTGCCATTCTAGGTTGCTAGAAGAGTCGTAGTTTCTTTTTGTGAAATATTCTCCGGTTTGCCAATCAGAACCTTCAAAGGCAGGATACGTCCCTTTTTCCTTCGCAAGCTCTGCGCTAGCCTCGATGGTGTAGTAGGCTATCTTTTCATATAAGTTATCTGCATAATTTACTGCTTCTTTTGATTCCCATTTCATTCCTTCCGTTGCTAGGAGGTGATGCCAGCCAAAAGTTCCAAGTCCAATCGCCCGATATTTTTCATTCGTTATTTTCGCTTGAAGAACAGGAATTTGATTTAAATCTATGACGTTATCTAGCATCCTTACCTGAATATGAATTAATCTTTTAAGCACCTTGTTTTTGATTGTTTGCGCTAAATTAATGGAGGATAGATTACACACAACGAAGTCACCTGGTGTTTTTACTGTAATAATACTTCCATCCTCTACATATTGAGTCTTGGTAGTCGTGGCACTCATGTTCTGGACAATTTCGGTGCATAGGTTTGTACAATAGATCATTCCTTTATGGTGGTTAGGGTTCATTCTGTTAACTTCATCTCTATAAAACATAAAAGGACTTCCTGTTTCTAGCTGACTTTTCATGATCGATTTCATAATTTCTATGGCTGGAACTCTTTCTTTAGAAAGCTCTGGATTTGCAACACATGCTTCATATTTGTTTCGGAAGTTCCCACTACCATGCTTCTCGTCAAAATAATCCTCCAGGCAAAAGCCCATCACTTTTCTGACTTGATGGGGGTCAAACAAATACCAATCTTCTCTGTTTTCTACCTTTTCCATGAATAAATCTGGTATGCAAACCCCTGTAAATAAATCATGCGTACGAAGTCGTTCATCTCCATTATTAAGCTTGCTGTCTAGAAAAGAGAAGATATCCTTATGCCAAACATCTAAATAAACCGAGATAGCTCCTTTACGCTGGCCAAGCTGATCAACACTGACAGCTGTATTGTTAAGTTGCTTCATCCAGGGAATGACTCCGCTTGAGACATTTTGAAACCCTCTAATATCACTACCCCGACTGCGGATTTTACCAAGATATACGCCAATTCCACCTCCAGATTTTGAGAGGTTAGCAATATCAGTGTTACTGTCATAGATTCCTTGAAGGCTATCATCGACCGTATCAATAAAGCAGCTTGACAGTTGGCCGTATGTTTTACCAGCATTGGCAAATGTAGGAGTAGCTACTGTCATATATAGATTGCTCATTGCCCAGTAAGCTTCTTTTACATGTTCCATTCTATTAATCTCTTCCTTTTGCATTAGCGTCATGGCGATAATCATGAACCTTTCTTGAGGCAGCTCAAAGAGATTCTTATGATGGTCTCGTGTTAGATAACGATCCGCTAGCGTTTTCAGACCAATATAGGTGAAAAGCTTGTCACGTTCTGGCACAAGATAGCTTTCTAATTCATCTATCTCCGAAATGCTGTAAGAGTTTAACAGCTTGGAATCATAAATATCAAGTTTTGTTAAATCTTGAAGTAATGAATATAGTCCGGTATAAGGAGTTTGTACTTTTCTATTATTGCAAACCTCTTGTTGAAGCTGTTTTGTGAGAAGTTCTGCTGCAATAAACGTCCAGTCAGGTTCTACTTCAGATAAACGGCTTAAGGCCTCTAGAATGAGTTGATTGAACAGGTTTTTCCAGTCTTTATTTTCAGGGAAGGTGGATATAATCCGACTGGTTTTCTCAAGAAACTCCAATCCTTCTAGCTGTGGAAAATTGTTTAAACTTTCATGCACAAGCTTTAAGATGCTTTCCTTATCTAAGGAACTTCTTTCTTCTATTAGAACATTCATCTTTTTCACTCCTCATCTTTGCATAAAGCTCTTTTCTAAAAGATTGTTGCTATTAACTAGAAAAAAGTCGACTTTAAGACTTTTTCCATTCACTCTTCGTAGAAAAGTTGCCACATAGTTAGAACTTTCTCCGCGAAAAGAGCACGACAACA
Proteins encoded:
- a CDS encoding ribonucleoside-diphosphate reductase subunit alpha; its protein translation is MNVLIEERSSLDKESILKLVHESLNNFPQLEGLEFLEKTSRIISTFPENKDWKNLFNQLILEALSRLSEVEPDWTFIAAELLTKQLQQEVCNNRKVQTPYTGLYSLLQDLTKLDIYDSKLLNSYSISEIDELESYLVPERDKLFTYIGLKTLADRYLTRDHHKNLFELPQERFMIIAMTLMQKEEINRMEHVKEAYWAMSNLYMTVATPTFANAGKTYGQLSSCFIDTVDDSLQGIYDSNTDIANLSKSGGGIGVYLGKIRSRGSDIRGFQNVSSGVIPWMKQLNNTAVSVDQLGQRKGAISVYLDVWHKDIFSFLDSKLNNGDERLRTHDLFTGVCIPDLFMEKVENREDWYLFDPHQVRKVMGFCLEDYFDEKHGSGNFRNKYEACVANPELSKERVPAIEIMKSIMKSQLETGSPFMFYRDEVNRMNPNHHKGMIYCTNLCTEIVQNMSATTTKTQYVEDGSIITVKTPGDFVVCNLSSINLAQTIKNKVLKRLIHIQVRMLDNVIDLNQIPVLQAKITNEKYRAIGLGTFGWHHLLATEGMKWESKEAVNYADNLYEKIAYYTIEASAELAKEKGTYPAFEGSDWQTGEYFTKRNYDSSSNLEWQKLKRKVATSGIRNAYLMAVAPNATTSIIAGSTASIDPIFRKVYSEEKKDYKIPVTAPDLNSETTWFYKSAYHIDQHWSIAQNAARQKHIDQAVSFNLYVSNTIKAKALLDLHIDAWKQGLKTTYYVRSTSTEVEECESCAS
- a CDS encoding ribonucleotide-diphosphate reductase subunit beta, which gives rise to MSDQLLTRSIMDAKAPNRSTGIINGKSSNVLNWDDVRFSWAYPKYKKMLANFWSPFEINMAQDIKQFPELSSKEQDTFLKIIGLLSLLDSIQTDYAGKVADYLTDSSLNALMIMLAQQEVVHNHSYSYVLSSLVSRSKQEEVFEYWRTEPILRKRNDFITDGYRDFAENPTVENLLHSIVYDVILEGLFFYSGFAFFYHLARNQKMVASSTMINYINRDEQIHVDLFVKIFQEILTEYPEYQTDELSKFVESSFTQAAMMEIDWARHVIGNEFVGIDLEDVEAYIKFYANVRCHQLGFNRPFEGYRTNPLKWIKAYEEVDLGKSDFFEQKSRQYTKVNVVDNGFDEL